In a single window of the Gadus macrocephalus chromosome 6, ASM3116895v1 genome:
- the trip13 gene encoding pachytene checkpoint protein 2 homolog isoform X2 → MEGDNMDVSHRSHRSVHVEVHVKSHSTAKRSDVQTHVLALLGRHCTVFGNQKWRDFDEEFLKKNVESVAVVDEEDMPVDLKSSDVSLHIFTLNDDGPSTLNLEEDEELSAANHWLLPAAEFNGIWESLVYEDGVKTQLLDYVSTTIFFSDKNVDSNLISWNRVVLLHGPPGTGKTSLCKALAQKLSIRLSNRYSYGQFVEINSHSLFSKWFSESGKLVTKMFQKIQQLIDDKDALVFVLIDEVESLTASRNASQAGTEPSDAIRVVNSVLTQLDQIKRHPNVVILTTSNVTDKIDLAFVDRADIKQYIGPPSEKGIYNIYLSCLEELMKCQIIYPRRQLFTMSELQTMGFVESEVSDHSLILRNIALKSKGLSGRTLRKLPFLAHALFVKCCA, encoded by the exons ATGGAAGGTGACAATATGGATGTCAGTCATCGGAGCCATCGGAGTGTTCATGTGGAGGTTCATGTTAAATCTCACAG CACAGCCAAGCGGTCAGATGTGCAGACACATGTCCTGGCTTTACTGGGTCGTCATTGCACTGTTTTTGGAAATCAGAAGTGGAGAGATTTTGACGAAGAGTTCCTAAAGAAGAATGTGGAATCTGTTGCTGTTGTAGATGAGGAGGACATG CCTGTGGATCTGAAGAGCTCTGATGTTTCCCTGCACATCTTCACTCTTAATGATGATGGCCCTAGCACGCTCAacctggaggaggacgaggagctcTCGGCAGCCAATCACTGGCTACTGCCGGCAG CTGAATTTAATGGAATTTGGGAGAGCCTGGTATATGAAGATGGAGTTAAAACACAG CTTTTGGATTATGTCTCGACGACAATTTTCTTCTCAGACAAAAATGTTGACAGCAACCTTATATCGTGGAACCGTGTTGTGCTGCTTCATG GTCCCCCAGGCACAGGGAAGACATCCTTATGCAAAGCACTTGCACAGAAGTTGTCCATTAGACTTTCAAACCG GTATTCCTACGGGCAGTTTGTTGAGATAAACAGCCACAGCCTCTTCTCAAAGTGGTTCTCAGAG AGTGGTAAACTGGTGACTAAGATGTTCCAGAAGATCCAGCAGCTTATCGATGACAAAGACGCTCTTGTGTTTGTTCTGATTGATGAG GTGGAGAGCCTCACTGCATCGAGGAACGCAAGCCAAGCGGGAACGGAGCCTTCTGACGCCATCCGAGTGGTCAACTCTGTTCTTACGCAACTAGACCAAATAAAGCG ACACCCCAACGTGGTGATCCTGACGACCTCCAACGTGACGGACAAGATCGACCTGGCGTTTGTGGACCGGGCAGACATCAAGCAGTACATCGGCCCCCCGTCGGAGAAGGGCATCTACAACATCTACCTGTCCTGCCTTGAAGAGCTCATGAAG TGCCAGATAATCTACCCTCGACGTCAGCTGTTTACCATGTCTGAGCTTCAGACCATGGGCTTTGTGGAGAGTGAGGTGTCGGATCACAGTCTGATCCTGAGAAACATTGCTCT AAAGAGCAAAGGTCTGAGTGGAAGAACACTCAGAAAGTTGCCTTTCTTGGCCCATGCCCTCTTTGTAAAG TGTTGTGCGTAG
- the brd9 gene encoding bromodomain-containing protein 9 isoform X2 yields the protein MGKKHKKHKPEWRTVDDYEDKPHEKPLKLVLKVGGSEVTELSGSGHDSSYYDDRSDHDRERHKEKKKKKKKKSDKDKDKHVNDEERRRRKEEKRKKREREQNESQAAASASSAPNVGVAVEPFTLPKSISISIEPEEKKRKKFDLEPELEDFHPNISIKMEMDPLGDRPVRACRTQQENECTPRQQLLEHFQRQLQRKDQHGFFAFPVTDAIAPGYSTIIKHPMDFSTMKDKIFANEYTTMTEFKADFKLMCDNAMVYNRPETVYYKAAKKLLHTGFKMMSKERLLALKRSMSFMQDMDYSQQAAILGDEDLVEETPPLEIIPLPVEFAKKSKKQPVKDLKEAINYLFEPEGNACSLTDSTAEEHVLALVEHAADEARDRINRYMPNSKMGYLRKEAESAIVYAVVNKLDPDKGDEETHPVDLNSLSNKLLPGLTTLGFKDDRRHKVTFLSSAYNTQSLQKNSIYPDLLPDEMDMLYSAYGDDTGVQCALSVQEFVKGCGSVTKRLVDGLLDKMTAGDHTKAVHQIRQKRNMSPKSDETKADICAMQVKV from the exons ATGGGAAAGAAACATAAGAAACACAAACCGGAGTGGAGAACAGTAGATG acTACGAGGACAAGCCTCACGAAAAACCTCTGAAGCTCGTCCTCAAAGTGGGTGGCAGCGAGGTGACAGAACTCTCTGGGTCAGGACATGACTCCAGCTATTACGACGACAGGTCCGACCACGACCGAGAACGACataaggagaagaagaagaagaagaagaagaaatctgACAAGGACAAAGACAAACATGTCAatgatgaggagaggagacgacgCAAG GAggaaaagaggaagaagagggagcgTGAACAGAATGAATCTCAGGCAGCAGCCTCAGCATCCTCTGCTCCTAATGTTGGCGTGGCTGTTGAACCCTTCACTTTGCCAAAGAGTATAAGCATTTCAATAGAG CCggaagagaaaaaaaggaagaagTTTGATCTTGAGCCTGAGTTGGAAGACTTTCACCCCAATATCAGCATCAAGATGGAGATGGATCCATTGGGGGACAGGCCGGTCCGGGCCTGCAGGACACAGCAAG AGAATGAGTGTACTCCTCGTCAACAACTCCTGGAGCACTTCCAGCGCCAGCTCCAGAG AAAAGACCAGCACGGGTTCTTCGCCTTTCCAGTGACTGATGCCATTGCCCCAGGCTACTCGACAATCATCAAACATCCCATGGACTTCAGCACCATGAAAGACAAGATTTTTGCCAATGAATACACTACTATGACAGAATTCAAG GCTGACTTTAAGCTGATGTGTGACAACGCCATGGTGTACAATAGACCAGAGACTGTCTATTACAAAGCTGCCAAGAAGCTGCTCCACACAGGCTTCAAGATGATGAGCAAG GAGCGTCTGTTGGCGCTGAAGCGCAGCATGTCTTTTATGCAGGACATGGACTACTCCCAACAAGCCGCCATCCTGGGAGACGAAGACCTGGTGGAGGAAACCCCTCCCCTGGAGATAATCCCCCTCCCTGTGGAGTTCGCCAAGAAGTCTAAAAAGCAGCCAGTCAAAGACCTGAAAGAGGCTATAAA CTACCTGTTCGAGCCAGAAGGAAACGCCTGCAGTCTAACTGACAGCACAGCGGAGGAGCATGTGCTGGCCTTGGTGGAGCACGCTGCAGATGAGGCCCGGGACCGCATCAACCGCTACATGCCCAACTCTAAG ATGGGCTACTTGCGTAAAGAAGCAGAGAGCGCTATCGTTTATGCTGTCGTGAATAAGCTTGACCCTGATAAAGGAG ATGAGGAGACCCACCCGGTGGACTTAAATTCCCTATCGAATAAACTGTTGCCTGGATTAACGACCCTGGGATTTAAAGACGACCGGAGACACAAAG TGACCTTCCTCAGTAGTGCCTACAACACACAGAGCCTGCAGAAGAACTCCATCTACCCAGACCTGCTCCCAGATGAGATGGACATGCTCTACTCAGCCTATGGCGATGACACCGGGGTACAGTGTGCTCTGAG TGTCCAGGAGTTTGTCAAAGGCTGTGGAAGTGTCACAAAGCGCTTGGTGGATGGCCTCCTGGATAAGATGACTGCAGGGGATCACACAAAAGCTGTCCATCAAATCAGACAG AAAAGAAACATGAGCCCGAAATCTGACGAGACCAAAGCAGATATTTGTGCTATGCAG GTAAAAGTGTGA
- the trip13 gene encoding pachytene checkpoint protein 2 homolog isoform X1: protein MEGDNMDVSHRSHRSVHVEVHVKSHSTAKRSDVQTHVLALLGRHCTVFGNQKWRDFDEEFLKKNVESVAVVDEEDMPVDLKSSDVSLHIFTLNDDGPSTLNLEEDEELSAANHWLLPAAEFNGIWESLVYEDGVKTQLLDYVSTTIFFSDKNVDSNLISWNRVVLLHGPPGTGKTSLCKALAQKLSIRLSNRYSYGQFVEINSHSLFSKWFSESGKLVTKMFQKIQQLIDDKDALVFVLIDEVESLTASRNASQAGTEPSDAIRVVNSVLTQLDQIKRHPNVVILTTSNVTDKIDLAFVDRADIKQYIGPPSEKGIYNIYLSCLEELMKCQIIYPRRQLFTMSELQTMGFVESEVSDHSLILRNIALKSKGLSGRTLRKLPFLAHALFVKTPMVTLERFLEALDQAVTKQKVEKAHLANSV, encoded by the exons ATGGAAGGTGACAATATGGATGTCAGTCATCGGAGCCATCGGAGTGTTCATGTGGAGGTTCATGTTAAATCTCACAG CACAGCCAAGCGGTCAGATGTGCAGACACATGTCCTGGCTTTACTGGGTCGTCATTGCACTGTTTTTGGAAATCAGAAGTGGAGAGATTTTGACGAAGAGTTCCTAAAGAAGAATGTGGAATCTGTTGCTGTTGTAGATGAGGAGGACATG CCTGTGGATCTGAAGAGCTCTGATGTTTCCCTGCACATCTTCACTCTTAATGATGATGGCCCTAGCACGCTCAacctggaggaggacgaggagctcTCGGCAGCCAATCACTGGCTACTGCCGGCAG CTGAATTTAATGGAATTTGGGAGAGCCTGGTATATGAAGATGGAGTTAAAACACAG CTTTTGGATTATGTCTCGACGACAATTTTCTTCTCAGACAAAAATGTTGACAGCAACCTTATATCGTGGAACCGTGTTGTGCTGCTTCATG GTCCCCCAGGCACAGGGAAGACATCCTTATGCAAAGCACTTGCACAGAAGTTGTCCATTAGACTTTCAAACCG GTATTCCTACGGGCAGTTTGTTGAGATAAACAGCCACAGCCTCTTCTCAAAGTGGTTCTCAGAG AGTGGTAAACTGGTGACTAAGATGTTCCAGAAGATCCAGCAGCTTATCGATGACAAAGACGCTCTTGTGTTTGTTCTGATTGATGAG GTGGAGAGCCTCACTGCATCGAGGAACGCAAGCCAAGCGGGAACGGAGCCTTCTGACGCCATCCGAGTGGTCAACTCTGTTCTTACGCAACTAGACCAAATAAAGCG ACACCCCAACGTGGTGATCCTGACGACCTCCAACGTGACGGACAAGATCGACCTGGCGTTTGTGGACCGGGCAGACATCAAGCAGTACATCGGCCCCCCGTCGGAGAAGGGCATCTACAACATCTACCTGTCCTGCCTTGAAGAGCTCATGAAG TGCCAGATAATCTACCCTCGACGTCAGCTGTTTACCATGTCTGAGCTTCAGACCATGGGCTTTGTGGAGAGTGAGGTGTCGGATCACAGTCTGATCCTGAGAAACATTGCTCT AAAGAGCAAAGGTCTGAGTGGAAGAACACTCAGAAAGTTGCCTTTCTTGGCCCATGCCCTCTTTGTAAAG ACGCCGATGGTAACTTTGGAGCGCTTCCTGGAGGCTTTGGACCAGGCCGTCACCAAACAAAAGGTGGAGAAAGCACACTTAGCCAACAGTGTCTGA
- the brd9 gene encoding bromodomain-containing protein 9 isoform X1 produces the protein MGKKHKKHKPEWRTVDDYEDKPHEKPLKLVLKVGGSEVTELSGSGHDSSYYDDRSDHDRERHKEKKKKKKKKSDKDKDKHVNDEERRRRKEEKRKKREREQNESQAAASASSAPNVGVAVEPFTLPKSISISIEPEEKKRKKFDLEPELEDFHPNISIKMEMDPLGDRPVRACRTQQENECTPRQQLLEHFQRQLQRKDQHGFFAFPVTDAIAPGYSTIIKHPMDFSTMKDKIFANEYTTMTEFKADFKLMCDNAMVYNRPETVYYKAAKKLLHTGFKMMSKERLLALKRSMSFMQDMDYSQQAAILGDEDLVEETPPLEIIPLPVEFAKKSKKQPVKDLKEAINYLFEPEGNACSLTDSTAEEHVLALVEHAADEARDRINRYMPNSKMGYLRKEAESAIVYAVVNKLDPDKGDEETHPVDLNSLSNKLLPGLTTLGFKDDRRHKVTFLSSAYNTQSLQKNSIYPDLLPDEMDMLYSAYGDDTGVQCALSVQEFVKGCGSVTKRLVDGLLDKMTAGDHTKAVHQIRQKRNMSPKSDETKADICAMQITDGGGLGESSSVLEFMSLKGYPDMSLDISMLNSLGKSVKKEAGHEEGQQHFEEADKLLQEFQEGQGERVGSRPSSNLSSLSNASERDQQHLGSPSHLGGASEMVHDPYEFLQSPEHGSTANS, from the exons ATGGGAAAGAAACATAAGAAACACAAACCGGAGTGGAGAACAGTAGATG acTACGAGGACAAGCCTCACGAAAAACCTCTGAAGCTCGTCCTCAAAGTGGGTGGCAGCGAGGTGACAGAACTCTCTGGGTCAGGACATGACTCCAGCTATTACGACGACAGGTCCGACCACGACCGAGAACGACataaggagaagaagaagaagaagaagaagaaatctgACAAGGACAAAGACAAACATGTCAatgatgaggagaggagacgacgCAAG GAggaaaagaggaagaagagggagcgTGAACAGAATGAATCTCAGGCAGCAGCCTCAGCATCCTCTGCTCCTAATGTTGGCGTGGCTGTTGAACCCTTCACTTTGCCAAAGAGTATAAGCATTTCAATAGAG CCggaagagaaaaaaaggaagaagTTTGATCTTGAGCCTGAGTTGGAAGACTTTCACCCCAATATCAGCATCAAGATGGAGATGGATCCATTGGGGGACAGGCCGGTCCGGGCCTGCAGGACACAGCAAG AGAATGAGTGTACTCCTCGTCAACAACTCCTGGAGCACTTCCAGCGCCAGCTCCAGAG AAAAGACCAGCACGGGTTCTTCGCCTTTCCAGTGACTGATGCCATTGCCCCAGGCTACTCGACAATCATCAAACATCCCATGGACTTCAGCACCATGAAAGACAAGATTTTTGCCAATGAATACACTACTATGACAGAATTCAAG GCTGACTTTAAGCTGATGTGTGACAACGCCATGGTGTACAATAGACCAGAGACTGTCTATTACAAAGCTGCCAAGAAGCTGCTCCACACAGGCTTCAAGATGATGAGCAAG GAGCGTCTGTTGGCGCTGAAGCGCAGCATGTCTTTTATGCAGGACATGGACTACTCCCAACAAGCCGCCATCCTGGGAGACGAAGACCTGGTGGAGGAAACCCCTCCCCTGGAGATAATCCCCCTCCCTGTGGAGTTCGCCAAGAAGTCTAAAAAGCAGCCAGTCAAAGACCTGAAAGAGGCTATAAA CTACCTGTTCGAGCCAGAAGGAAACGCCTGCAGTCTAACTGACAGCACAGCGGAGGAGCATGTGCTGGCCTTGGTGGAGCACGCTGCAGATGAGGCCCGGGACCGCATCAACCGCTACATGCCCAACTCTAAG ATGGGCTACTTGCGTAAAGAAGCAGAGAGCGCTATCGTTTATGCTGTCGTGAATAAGCTTGACCCTGATAAAGGAG ATGAGGAGACCCACCCGGTGGACTTAAATTCCCTATCGAATAAACTGTTGCCTGGATTAACGACCCTGGGATTTAAAGACGACCGGAGACACAAAG TGACCTTCCTCAGTAGTGCCTACAACACACAGAGCCTGCAGAAGAACTCCATCTACCCAGACCTGCTCCCAGATGAGATGGACATGCTCTACTCAGCCTATGGCGATGACACCGGGGTACAGTGTGCTCTGAG TGTCCAGGAGTTTGTCAAAGGCTGTGGAAGTGTCACAAAGCGCTTGGTGGATGGCCTCCTGGATAAGATGACTGCAGGGGATCACACAAAAGCTGTCCATCAAATCAGACAG AAAAGAAACATGAGCCCGAAATCTGACGAGACCAAAGCAGATATTTGTGCTATGCAG ATCACAGATGGAGGTGGTCTGGGAGAGAGCAGCTCAGTGCTGGAATTCATGTCGCTGAAGGGCTACCCTGACATGTCTCTAGATATTTCCATGCTCAATTCCTTAG GTAAAAGTGTGAAGAAGGAGGCGGGACATGAGGAGGGCCAGCAGCACTTTGAGGAGGCAGACAAACTGCTGCAGGAGTTCCAGGAGGGCCAGGGGGAGCGGGTGGGCTCCAGGCCCTCCTCCAACCTGTCCTCACTGTCCAATGCCTCCGAAAGGGACCAGCAGCACCTGG